The DNA sequence TTCTTAGGTAACATTCCTTTTACAGCTTTCTCTACTAATAATGCAGGGTTTTTAGATTGCAATACTTTAGCAGTTAAAGTTCTTTGTCCTCCTGGGTAACCTGTATGACGCATGTAAATTTTGTCATTCATTTTTGTACCTGTAAGGTTAATTTTTTCTGAGTTGATAACAATTACGTTATCTCCACAGTCAACGTGCGGTGTGTAACTTGGTTTGTACTTACCTCTTAAGATCATTGCAACCTTTGAAGCAAGACGTCCTAAGTTATGACCCTCAGCGTCAACAACAATCCACTCTTTAGTTACAGTGGCTTTGCTAGCTGAAACTGTTTTGTAGCTTAATGCGTCCATAATATTATTTTAATTAAACATTCCATCCCCAATAAAGGGGATGCAAAAGTACAATTAATTATTTTAAAACCAAATACCTGAAAAGATTATTTTAACTCCTGATTTTCAGGAGCTATTTTTTTATCTAAAACAATAAAAAAACCATCTTTACAAAAGTACGTAAAGATGGTTTCAAGTAAGGCAGATAAAAAAGTAAATTATACTATAAAGAGGTTGGCTATATCTACAACTTGCTGTGTAGTAAGTGGTTCATCATAGGCTTCAGATCCTGCTGCGGCGCCAAATAAGGTTGATGTATTAAATCCTGCCTGCATC is a window from the Flavobacterium cupriresistens genome containing:
- the rplM gene encoding 50S ribosomal protein L13 codes for the protein MDALSYKTVSASKATVTKEWIVVDAEGHNLGRLASKVAMILRGKYKPSYTPHVDCGDNVIVINSEKINLTGTKMNDKIYMRHTGYPGGQRTLTAKVLQSKNPALLVEKAVKGMLPKNKLGAELFRNLNVVVGAEHKQGAQKPRTVNLNDLK